The following coding sequences are from one Vicugna pacos chromosome 19, VicPac4, whole genome shotgun sequence window:
- the TUBB1 gene encoding tubulin beta-1 chain isoform X1, producing MREIVHIQIGQCGNQIGAKFWEVIGEEHGIDVAGSYRGDSALQLERISVYYNEAQGKKYVPRAVLVDLEPGTMDSIRSSRLGALFQPDSFVHSNSGAGNNWAKGHYTEGAELVESVLDVVRGEAEGCDCLQGFQIVHSLGGGTGSGMGTLLMNKIREEYPDRILNSFSVMPSPKVSDTVVEPYNAVLSIHQLLENADACFCIDNEALYDICFRTLRLTTPTYGDLNHLVSLTMSGVTTSLRFPGQLNADLRKLAVNMVPFPRLHFFMPGFAPLTAQSSQQYRALSVAELTQQMFDARNTMAACDPRRGRYLTVACIFRGKMSTKEVDDQLLSVQTKNSGCFVEWIPNNVKVAVCDIPPRGLNMAATFIGNNTAIQELFTRVSEHFSAMFKRKAFVHWYTGEGMDVNEFVEAESNVHDLVSEYQQFQDTKVVLEENEEVVAEADQELEGQGH from the exons ATGCGTGAAATCGTACACATTCAGATCGGCCAGTGTGGTAACCAGATCGGggccaag TTCTGGGAGGTGATTGGCGAGGAGCATGGTATCGATGTGGCTGGGAGCTACCGTGGGGACAGTGCCCTGCAGCTGGAGAGAATCAGCGTGTACTACAACGAGGCCCAAG GTAAGAAGTACGTGCCCCGAGCAGTCTTGGTGGACCTGGAACCTGGGACCATGGACAGCATCCGATCCAGCCGACTAGGAGCCCTCTTCCAACCAGACAGCTTTGTCCACA GTAACTCCGGGGCCGGCAACAACTGGGCCAAGGGCCACTACACGGAGGGGGCCGAGCTGGTGGAGAGCGTGCTGGACGTGGTGCGGGGCGAGGCCGAGGGCTGCGACTGCCTGCAGGGCTTCCAGATCGTGCACTCGCTGGGCGGGGGCACGGGCTCGGGCATGGGCACGCTGCTGATGAACAAGATCCGCGAGGAGTACCCCGACCGCATCCTCAACTCCTTCAGCGTCATGCCCTCCCCCAAGGTGTCGGACACGGTGGTGGAGCCGTACAACGCGGTGCTGTCCATCCACCAGCTGCTGGAGAACGCCGACGCCTGCTTCTGCATCGACAACGAGGCGCTCTACGACATCTGCTTCCGCACCCTGAGGCTGACCACGCCCACCTACGGGGACCTCAACCACCTGGTGTCCCTGACCATGAGCGGGGTCACCACCTCGCTGCGCTTCCCGGGCCAGCTCAACGCCGACCTGCGCAAGCTGGCCGTGAACATGGTGCCCTTCCCGCGCCTGCACTTCTTCATGCCCGGCTTCGCGCCGCTCACCGCCCAGAGCAGCCAGCAGTACCGCGCGCTGTCGGTGGCCGAGCTCACCCAGCAGATGTTCGATGCCCGCAACACCATGGCCGCCTGCGACCCGCGCCGCGGCCGCTACCTGACCGTGGCCTGCATCTTCCGGGGGAAGATGTCCACCAAGGAGGTGGACGACCAGCTGCTCTCCGTGCAGACCAAGAACAGCGGCTGCTTCGTGGAGTGGATCCCCAACAACGTCAAGGTGGCCGTCTGCGACATCCCGCCCCGGGGGCTGAACATGGCCGCCACCTTCATTGGCAACAACACGGCCATCCAGGAGCTGTTCACCAGGGTCTCGGAGCACTTCTCGGCCATGTTCAAGAGGAAGGCTTTCGTGCACTGGTACACGGGCGAGGGGATGGACGTCAATGAATTCGTGGAAGCTGAAAGCAATGTCCATGATCTGGTGTCCGAGTACCAACAGTTTCAAGACACCAAAGTGGTTCTGGAGGAGAACGAAGAGGTGGTGGCCGAGGCAGACCAGGAACTAGAAGGTCAGGGACATTAA
- the TUBB1 gene encoding tubulin beta-1 chain isoform X2 has product MDSIRSSRLGALFQPDSFVHSNSGAGNNWAKGHYTEGAELVESVLDVVRGEAEGCDCLQGFQIVHSLGGGTGSGMGTLLMNKIREEYPDRILNSFSVMPSPKVSDTVVEPYNAVLSIHQLLENADACFCIDNEALYDICFRTLRLTTPTYGDLNHLVSLTMSGVTTSLRFPGQLNADLRKLAVNMVPFPRLHFFMPGFAPLTAQSSQQYRALSVAELTQQMFDARNTMAACDPRRGRYLTVACIFRGKMSTKEVDDQLLSVQTKNSGCFVEWIPNNVKVAVCDIPPRGLNMAATFIGNNTAIQELFTRVSEHFSAMFKRKAFVHWYTGEGMDVNEFVEAESNVHDLVSEYQQFQDTKVVLEENEEVVAEADQELEGQGH; this is encoded by the exons ATGGACAGCATCCGATCCAGCCGACTAGGAGCCCTCTTCCAACCAGACAGCTTTGTCCACA GTAACTCCGGGGCCGGCAACAACTGGGCCAAGGGCCACTACACGGAGGGGGCCGAGCTGGTGGAGAGCGTGCTGGACGTGGTGCGGGGCGAGGCCGAGGGCTGCGACTGCCTGCAGGGCTTCCAGATCGTGCACTCGCTGGGCGGGGGCACGGGCTCGGGCATGGGCACGCTGCTGATGAACAAGATCCGCGAGGAGTACCCCGACCGCATCCTCAACTCCTTCAGCGTCATGCCCTCCCCCAAGGTGTCGGACACGGTGGTGGAGCCGTACAACGCGGTGCTGTCCATCCACCAGCTGCTGGAGAACGCCGACGCCTGCTTCTGCATCGACAACGAGGCGCTCTACGACATCTGCTTCCGCACCCTGAGGCTGACCACGCCCACCTACGGGGACCTCAACCACCTGGTGTCCCTGACCATGAGCGGGGTCACCACCTCGCTGCGCTTCCCGGGCCAGCTCAACGCCGACCTGCGCAAGCTGGCCGTGAACATGGTGCCCTTCCCGCGCCTGCACTTCTTCATGCCCGGCTTCGCGCCGCTCACCGCCCAGAGCAGCCAGCAGTACCGCGCGCTGTCGGTGGCCGAGCTCACCCAGCAGATGTTCGATGCCCGCAACACCATGGCCGCCTGCGACCCGCGCCGCGGCCGCTACCTGACCGTGGCCTGCATCTTCCGGGGGAAGATGTCCACCAAGGAGGTGGACGACCAGCTGCTCTCCGTGCAGACCAAGAACAGCGGCTGCTTCGTGGAGTGGATCCCCAACAACGTCAAGGTGGCCGTCTGCGACATCCCGCCCCGGGGGCTGAACATGGCCGCCACCTTCATTGGCAACAACACGGCCATCCAGGAGCTGTTCACCAGGGTCTCGGAGCACTTCTCGGCCATGTTCAAGAGGAAGGCTTTCGTGCACTGGTACACGGGCGAGGGGATGGACGTCAATGAATTCGTGGAAGCTGAAAGCAATGTCCATGATCTGGTGTCCGAGTACCAACAGTTTCAAGACACCAAAGTGGTTCTGGAGGAGAACGAAGAGGTGGTGGCCGAGGCAGACCAGGAACTAGAAGGTCAGGGACATTAA
- the ATP5F1E gene encoding ATP synthase subunit epsilon, mitochondrial, with amino-acid sequence MVAYWRQAGLSYIRYSQICAKAVRDALKTEFRANAEKASGSNVKIVKVKKE; translated from the exons ATGGTGGCCTACTGGCGACAGGCTGGACTCAG CTACATCCGATACTCTCAGATCTGTGCAAAAGCAGTGAGAGATGCCCTGAAGACAGAATTCAGAGCAAACGCTGAGAAGGCTTCTGGCAGCAACGTAAAAATTgtgaaagtgaaaaaggaataa